From the genome of Anabrus simplex isolate iqAnaSimp1 chromosome X, ASM4041472v1, whole genome shotgun sequence, one region includes:
- the Vps29 gene encoding vacuolar protein sorting-associated protein 29 produces the protein MLVLVLGDLHIPHRCSSLPAKFKKLLVPGRIQHILCTGNLCTKESYDYLKTLASDVHVVRGDFDENLNYPEQKVVTVGQFRIGLCHGHQVVPWGDPESLALIQRQLDVDILISGHTHKFEAYEHENKFYINPGSATGAYNPLDTNIIPSFVLMDIQSSTVVTYVYQLVGDEVKVERIEYKKS, from the exons ATG TTGGTTTTGGTGCTTGGGGACTTGCATATACCTCACAGATGCAGCAGTTTACCAGCAAAATTCAAAAAATTACTAGTACCAGGAAGAATCCAGCACATTCTCTGCACAGGAAATCTATGTACGAAGGAATCATACGACTATCTCAAAACATTAGCAAGCGATGTTCATGTAGTTCGCGGTGACTTCGATGAG AACTTGAACTATCCAGAACAGAAAGTGGTTACCGTGGGGCAGTTTCGGATCGGCTTGTGTCACGGACATCAGGTGGTACCGTGGGGGGACCCAGAATCTCTTGCCCTGATCCAGCGACAACTTGACGTGGACATTCTCATCTCCGGACACACCCACAAGTTTGAAGCCTATGAGCATGAGAACAAGTTCTACATCAACCCTGGCTCAGCTACTGGAGCATACAACCCTCTTGACAC GAACATCATTCCCTCCTTCGTGCTGATGGATATCCAGAGCTCGACTGTTGTGACTTACGTGTACCAGTTGGTGGGTGATGAGGTCAAGGTAGAGCGTATTGAGTACAAGAAGAGTTAA